One Acropora palmata chromosome 2, jaAcrPala1.3, whole genome shotgun sequence genomic window, TATAACAAAATTAGGAATagaaaacaatgcaaacaTCATAAAGTTCAAAACATACTTACCTTGTGCAATGGCTGCTCTCCTTCGCTCTTTACTTCCACCTTCAGGGTAAGCCTTGAacaaaatttgacaaaaatattatcaatCAGAAATTCATGAATCACAAACACAACATTGTCAGCTTGATGataatttaaaaaacacaactctaaatggtttAATTACATCTTCTCACCTCTCTAGGATCAAAATATGAACGGGCCAACATGTTCTCCAAGTGAAGATATCGATCAGGCTGTTGTTGCTTCAACATTATCATTGGATCTGTTTGACGTAACAATGACCTTGCAGCTCCCAGTTCACGAAGCTCTATCAACTCAAGGACAATCTAAAACACATGTGTAATGACATATCAGCATAACTGTCACACATCATTCACCAATCTCAAACACGCATGAAAAAGTTCATTCCAATGCAAAGTACTTGTCAAGTGCGCATGtagatgttgtggtttaaggacggtgcctactattgttattgcgcatacgttctgcgcatctccagatactcagatttcctattgccaatgcttactaatacagggatatttttgtgcggtttaaaactatccggagagggtagatcttagtaagtactgtcagggtatccaaaaagaaaattgggggtaaccatgcatttttgagagataattaagcttaaatttaagaaataacaccatacattgctttgtattttaaagctttttacagatattattcatgaattatctataatctggaacaatggcaaataaatttgaaaccagttcaaaaaacattaaaccaaggataaattaatttaaaccacaacatagaTGTTGCaggttgaatttgatttcaggtcaaaatgatttaacctaggttgatctgtaatttctttatctctggtattcattatcataaaaggagacaaagaaatcacgaatcaacctaggttaaaatcattttgacctgaaatcaaattaacctGCCACATAgacaagtaagctatgatccttgcagttatggACGCGATTTTTGCAATTGTgcagagaagcctgaaaaagtcaggacttcaacgagttcatttcatatataatttCATCATGTACATGTAGAATGtgagtaattttttcatctCAGTTTCCTTCACTGGAATTTTTTATCTAACcaagtaaatttttaaaaatgggcatttctttcaaacttttaCACCCAATAATGTTATGTCAGATTAAGAAATACAGTTTAGCTACATGGTTTGGGTCAGCTTCAGTAATACAagtcatgtttttttcatctttcatgGATTATGGGCTAAGGGTTAGTAATGAGAATAGACTTGATTAGAATCAACTGTTgattaaaatgtaaaaaaaaggtAGTCTGTGACTGTATGTGGCTAGTGAAAAAGAAACTAGACAGAGGAAGGGAACTGTTGAAATGTTTATTGATGTCCATAACATGACAAATAACTTAAAAGGAGAAATATATAGGTGAATTCATCTCAAGAAGTGAAATGAGAAGACAAGTAATACATAAAAATGACCATTGTACAATGCACATACTTCTGCATATGCTAAAAAAGGAAGAATTAATGGTTATTGCTTATTATAACATTGACAAAACAGCCCttacaaaaatatgaaaaaaaaagagagagtcTGGTTTATAGTCTTACTGACATCTTACAGACTTGATATGTCTTTACCTGTACTTGAGGCAAAGTCACAAAAATTATAGAACCTTGCTATAAAGACTGAAATTCTGACAAAACTGTTTCACTACCACATGTACAGGTAAAACCATGTTCACATAATTGAGCATTAGGTACCTGTTCATATAAATCAATAAGCTTCTTGTCTGGTAATTTAAGAGGCTGAATGGCCTGAAGTACAGTATCCCAGTGTCCATTGTTTATTTCACCAATGAAACTCTCCACACTGTCTACAGTATTAAGAGTGATGCCTGTTTCCTCCTGCACAAAAGTAAATACATAGTTAACAAACATACACAAAGAAAGTTGGAAACAAAGTGCAtgatgtatgtatgtatgtacatACAACTTGTATCACTGAACTTCAAAGACACAAAATGATTAAGACTTAAAGATCATTAAACTTATGGATAGTTCACATGTACAGTGCTTCTGAAAGAGAAACAGACTATTAAACACATTTccaaaacattgaaaacaaagagtCAATGAGTTTGTCCAACTAAGCGATTCGCGTCGCACGGTATGCGCAGGACTCACCAAAGCGGAAATGTCTGGCATAAATTAAGCATGAACATGGGGAGGAGGTCTCCTTGGCAACCCTGCAAGCCCCCCCCCTCTAACCAGGCACCGTCACACTAAACAATTCAATGGAATACTTACCAATGCCCTACTTACCTAGCCCATGCCTCGAGAGGGATGGGAAAACCAAAGCATGAACTATTATGCAAACAGCAAGCTATTGCCATCACTTGGCAAGAATGGCGAGTGAGAAACTGTGCATGTCAGCCACGAGGTGCCCCTACTAGTGATATCACGCCACCCCTGGTATAGCTGGCCAGCATTGCTTCAAGgttaactttgcctaaattacatttaccCACATTTAAACTAAAATCACCTGTAAGGTTGCAAGGGTTCTTGGCAAGCTGTTTTCTTTGAGAAACTGTTGGACCAGTCGAATGacactaacaaaaaaaaaaaaacaaagcatgACAACTACATAAATAATGATTCATTATTATGACGTACATCTGTCCCCAGTATCGTTACCTGTTCTTGTTCTGGACAAAGATATCTTCAGGTGTTGTCTCCCTATCAGTGTGTATTAGGGCCAACACCATGCAACGGCATTATTTGAAACTATCTTATAAAACAGCCTTTGGATTAGCTAATGAGTGTGCATGCATTTACTTGCTTCCCCTTTTGACTTTCTAGATAAAGGTATGTTGCAATAGATGCTAAGGCtataatataaatattatgTTTTTATGGTGTAGAACAGTCAAACAGCAAAATCACAGCTTCTATTGTACGAGGTGGAACCTGAATACAGGGATGACTACTTTAGAGAGCATAAGAACCCAGGAGTCATTTAAAATAACTCCAGCcacttttgtcttcttgtagCATCGTTTTAAGAACGAGGAAGATAAATTATATCAACGTGCACTATTCACATACAAGAAAGTTGCTCTGTATTCCGGATCTACAGTACcattaaaccaaaaaattcCAAGCTTGCGGTATGTATATAAGTcttaaacaacaataattcGGTCTTTAAAACTTGAATTAGCGCTACATGATGCACTGATCAAAGAGATGATATAACATTGCTTTATGGCTGTCTGTATACATCCATACATCTCCAATTAAGCCTTCTTCAGAGGTCAACGAACCGTGTGCAGGTTCTGAAACATTTTATAGCCAGACGTGCACACTTCAAACGTttcagaaagacaaaaaagctTGGTATCCTGAAACTTACAAACCTAGCTAAGCAATTAAAATAACGACGCGTGCAGCTGAATGTGCCACGATGGACACCCCGAATGTAAACATTTTCCGATGATTTTCCAGGGAAATACCATTATCCAAGCAATTCATCATCTTATGAGCTTAGAAAAAGGTAAATAGAATCAAaattgtaaaagaaaacaaacaaaacataactTACTCCGCAGACTCAACTTCGAGCGCCATCTTGGATAACTGAATCGCGAAGATTGCTGGGAAGGcttacaaagaaaaactggcTAGTAGAGGACGgaggcaacctcgttcccagggtcctctctctACTTCGAGAgttagagaaaggaccctgggaacgaggttggaacGGGGGCTGGAATTCTTGAAATTCACCCACCAACGGACggaaggttttcatttcatgATCCACGTGTTTTGTTCTCACAatgttcattaattttataaaaatcTGATTCATCATTCCTGGAAGAATACAGTTCTTAGTCAAGAAGTTGCACCCCACTTACACTACCCCTACAAGTATTTCAGATTTTAATGGCGTCCACTGCTGCACGAGGTCGTGGTTTCGGTAGAGGAAGAGGATTTGGAATTTCGAAGACAGAAACGAGACCAGGGGAAAACTCAGATGAGCAAAAGAACTCGTCAAGTAAAGATGCAGCGGAAAATGTGAATTTAACCGAAGTTTTAGGTGACCTGACAGATGCAAATTTTGACGAGAAAGAAGCAACATTGTCGAGATACATTTCTTCATCTGATTCTTCCGGCAGAATCAAAGAGTTAGTTGATGTCTTATGCCAACGGACTTTAAAGGACAAAGAATTCGCACCGTTAGCAGGCAAGGTTGCCAACAAACTTTGTTCTGATGAATCTTTTGGAGGTACTTTCAGAGGGACTTTACTGAAAAGCACAcaagaaatttacaaaaacaGGGAAGATATTCGTAAGAAATCAGTTGGTGAATGGTTTGGTTTAGCAGCCTTAATATGCGAACTTTTCAATCATTTACGTACCGGAGGCGCCCCGTTAAAAGTTTTAGCTGGAGCAGTATACCAAACTTTGCgtgaattattattggtaaAAGGTGATCCTTCCAGATGTCAAGAAGAGCTAGAGGAGGACGAAGTTGACTGCTTTTACCAACATTTGAAGACAGTAGGAAAGAGTTTAGAAGAGGCAGATACGGTGAGTCAAATGGCCATGATCTTCTGCACGAACAGGTGCACTCTGTGcaaggttttcttttcaaattgagCAAGATATGGATGGTCTTTTAGAGGCAGAAACAATCTTGGCACACAGTGCTTAAAGGTGCAAATTTGCTTGTGCGACTTGGTTTAGTTGCCAGTGGCAGAGCCCTTCACAGGGGAGCAAAAGTCACCAGCCCCcagctgaaaaggaaaactctgTCTTTATTTCCAAGATTATCTGGCGTGGGTCGTTGTACCTAGATTTAGgattctttgttttcagtgaGATAAAATCGTCAAGTAGAAGTAAGGGCATCGAACTTGAAATCCTTTTTTGTCCTTGCATTTTGACGCCATCTGTGATCTAccactgaacagacgcacagcaacatggaatctatttgtcaattttacagtttctaACAAGAGTTTCTTTTCCAAACTAAACCATTCATTTATCTGAGAGTAATTTTTTGTTGTACATTTGCTTTTAGGGGAAGATGGATCAGCTTTTTGGAGTGATAAGGGACACCATTCTTGCTGATGATACGACAGCCAAAACAAGATGCCTATTGGTAGAGTTGCTTGAATTACGACTTCATAAGTACGATTT contains:
- the LOC141874463 gene encoding MIF4G domain-containing protein B-like, which encodes MASTAARGRGFGRGRGFGISKTETRPGENSDEQKNSSSKDAAENVNLTEVLGDLTDANFDEKEATLSRYISSSDSSGRIKELVDVLCQRTLKDKEFAPLAGKVANKLCSDESFGGTFRGTLLKSTQEIYKNREDIRKKSVGEWFGLAALICELFNHLRTGGAPLKVLAGAVYQTLRELLLVKGDPSRCQEELEEDEVDCFYQHLKTVGKSLEEADTGKMDQLFGVIRDTILADDTTAKTRCLLVELLELRLHKYDLGSDVQSYYCDKLTDIMAQEI